A part of Cydia strobilella chromosome 15, ilCydStro3.1, whole genome shotgun sequence genomic DNA contains:
- the LOC134747822 gene encoding elongation factor 1-gamma → MAAGVLYTYPENFRAYKALIAAQYSGADVKVAPNFVFGETNKSDEFLKKFPAGKVPAFESADGKVLLTESNAIAYYVSNAALRGGDAATQSRVLQWACWADSELLPAAAAWVFPYLGIMQFNKVNVERAKTDLLSALAVLDKHLLTRTFLVGERVSLADIVVFTTLIHAFQYVLDPGTRAPFVNVLRWFQTLAHQPKVSGVVGTIALCAAPPVYDAKKYQELSQQNKKDSGKKDKKTEKKEQPKKEKKEPEPVDDGDFEEKPKESKDPFDSMPKGTFNMDDFKRCYSNEDEAVSIPYFWQKFDPEHYSIWYAEYKYPEELAKVFMSCNLITGMYQRLDKMRKQAFASSCLFGEDNNSSISGVWVWRGHELAFPLSPDWQIDYESYDWKKLDPADPATKQLVQDYFSWSGTDKQGRKFNQGKIFK, encoded by the exons ATGGCGGCCGGG GTACTCTATACTTATCCGGAAAACTTCCGCGCTTACAAGGCATTGATCGCCGCACAGTACTCCGGGGCCGATGTGAAAGTGGCCCCGAACTTCGTGTTCGGTGAGACCAACAAGTCAGATGAGTTCCTCAAGAAGTTCCCGGCGGGCAAA GTGCCTGCCTTCGAGAGCGCCGACGGCAAGGTGCTGCTGACCGAAAGCAACGCCATCGCATATTATG TGTCTAACGCGGCACTCCGCGGTGGCGACGCCGCGACCCAATCGCGCGTGCTGCAGTGGGCGTGCTGGGCCGACTCCGAGCTGCTCCCCGCCGCTGCCGCCTGGGTGTTCCCCTACCTCGGCATCATGCAGTTCAACAAAGTGAATGTGGAGCGCGCGAAGACGGACCTGCTCAGTGCCCTGGCTGTGTTGGACAAGCACCTGCTGACGCGCACCTTCCTGGTGGGCGAGCGTGTGTCGCTGGCCGACATTGTTGTGTTCACCACACTCATCCATGCTTTCCAG TACGTCCTGGACCCGGGCACGCGCGCGCCCTTCGTGAACGTGCTGCGCTGGTTCCAGACCCTCGCCCACCAGCCAAAGGTGTCCGGCGTGGTGGGAACCATCGCGCTGTGCGCCGCCCCACCCGTGTACGACGCTAAGAAGTACCAGGAGCTGTCCCAGCAGAACAAGAAG GACTCTGGCAAGAAGGACAAGAAGACAGAAAAGAAAGAACAGCCAAAGAAGGAAAAGAAGGAGCCCGAGCCAGTTGATGATGGGGACTTTGAGGAGAAACCCAAGGAGTCCAAGGACCCCTTCGACTCCATGCCCAAAGG CACATTCAACATGGACGACTTCAAACGCTGCTACTCCAACGAGGATGAGGCGGTGTCCATCCCCTACTTCTGGCAGAAGTTCGACCCCGAGCACTACTCCATCTGGTATGCGGAGTACAAGTACCCCGAGGAGCTCGCCAAGGTCTTCATGAGCTGCAACCTTATCACTG GCATGTACCAGCGACTGGACAAGATGCGCAAGCAGGCCTTCGCGTCCTCGTGCCTGTTCGGTGAAGACAACAACTCCAGCATCTCCGGCGTATGGGTGTGGCGCGGGCACGAGCTCGCCTTCCCGCTGTCGCCGGACTGGCAGATCGACTACGAGTCCTACGACTGGAAGAAGCTGGACCCGGCCGACCCAGCCACCAAGCAACTTGTCCAG gaTTATTTCTCATGGAGCGGCACCGACAAGCAAGGCCGCAAGTTCAACCAGGGCAAGATCTTCAAGTAA